The genomic stretch ATGGATATTTATCAGAAGAAAGTTGATAAGCCATTTGATAGACACGAAATAAAAATTGTAAATCGCAAACTACTAGAAGTAACAGGGGTAATGAACATTGAAAGCTTTGATAGCCAGGAGTTCTTACTACAAACATCGCAAGGTTATCTAGCGGTACGTGGAGAAAACTTGCATATTCGCAACTTAAACTTAGAAGAGGGTCTAGTATCTATCGAAGGTAATGTCTTTGATATGGGTTATATTGATGAATCCATTACACCTAGCGAAAAAGCCAAAGGTTTTTTTAGCAAATTGTTTAAGTAAAATGAGGTGCTAATGTGGACTTTCAAGCACAATACCAAGTTTTATTGTGGATGACTTTTTTGGGTATAGCGATGGGTGCAATATTTGAGGCATATCGCGTCTGCCATAGTAAGTTTAAGTTCAAGCGATATGTATTGCACTTTCTCGATACCTGTTACTGGGTCACTGCAGCACTAGCTGCATTTGTTATCTTGTATACTAAGGCTGCTGGAGAAATACGCGTATATAGCCTTATGGCAATCGTGATGGGTGCTATCATACATCAGTACACGTTACGAAACTGGACCGTTCGCATTACGAACTCCATTATAAAAATTGTCAATACGATTTTTAAAGCATTGACTTGGCTGATTATGAACTTTATCGTTCGTCCAGCTTTATTTTTATGGAAAGTACTATTATTTATCTGGCTTCAAGTGCAGAAAGTTTGGAAATTACTGCTTATTATTGGAACAACACTTGTGGGATTCTTCTTAGGTGTGGTAAACTGGATTGTACTAAGGGCTACAAACCTGTTCAAAAAAAAGAAGTGAGCGTGGTTTCCATGTATCGTCCAATGAAAGAAGACCATACCAATAGTATGCAAGGGCCTCGTCGTTCTTCCATTCATTCGAATGAAAAAACGAGCAGTTGGTTTGGCAATCTCCCGAAATGGAAGAAGCTTATTCTTACTGGGTTCATTATTTACTTGTTGTTTATCGCAAGAGGGGTGTACCATCAAGAGAAGATGATTAGCCTAAAGGATGCGGAAGTTCAACAATTAGAGCAACAGTTACACAGTATAAAGAGCGAGCATGAAGATTTACAGGGACGAGTTGATCGCTTACATGATGAAGACTACATAGCTGAGCTTGCAAGGCAAAACTACTATTTATCGAAGCCTGGAGAGATACTTTTTATAGTTCCCAAAGCTGCAGATAATGATTAGATTCCCAAGGTCTATGTTGACACTGTTTTTGCCCTTCAAGTATAATAGTAATGATGATTTGTTAAGATTTTAAGGAGGAACACATTATTTATGACAATCGAAGTGGGCAGCAAAATTGAAGGCAAAGTAACAGGGATTACTAATTTTGGAGCGTTTGTTGAACTGCCAGGAGGAACCACAGGACTTATTCATATTTCAGAAATTGCTGAAGACTATGTGAAGGACGTCAATGAACACCTGAAGCTCAACGACAAAGTACTAGTGAAAGTTATTAATGTCGATGACAAAGGGAAAATTGGTTTATCGATTAAACAAGCGGTAAATCGTCCAAAACCTCAGCAACAACGCAGAATCCCTCAAATCTCTATGGATGATAAGATTAATCAGTTCTTTAAAGATAGCGAGGAGAAACTAGCTGCCATTAAAAGAAATCAGGAATCAAAGCGTGGAGGCCGAGGATTTAAACGATAGTATCAACAGGCTAGCGCACACGTTAGATTATTATTGATATAATTCATATGAAAAAGCGCCACTATTGATAGTGGCGCTTTTGGTATTAACATCTTTATTTGATGGTAGCAGTATCAATCATTTCGCTATAAGGTGAGTGTACTTTTCGCATCGCAACCCCGGCTTTTTGGAACAACTCTATCGCGTACTCCGAATTTTTATAATCCTTCTCCCAATACACGCCTTTGATTCCCGCTTGAATTAAAGCTTTTGCACAGTTTAGACAAGGAAAATGTGTCACATAAACCTCTGCTTCTTCTGTTGATACACCGAATTTCGCGCACTGCAATAGTGCGTTGATTTCGGCATGAATCGTCCGTACACAATGATTATCAACGACCTTGCAACCAACATCAATACAATGTTCATCACCTATGATCGACCCATTATATCCTCCAGCAATCGTCCTTCTGTCTTTGACAATGACAGCGCCGACAGACAATCTCTCACACGTGCTACGCAATGCTAGTATTTTCGCTTGGGTCATAAAGTACTCGTCCCAAGAAATTCGTTCTCCCATGATAACACTCCTCTAAAATCTATGGTTTTTCGACGAATAGGAACAGAAAAATTTTGTAATTAAGGTTTATTATACACACAATCGCGTGCAATATGAATACAAAATAATCCATGGTAACAACGTTCACTCAGTAAAACCGTTGCTTTAACAGCTGACGAAGGTTAATGCGACAACGGAGAGATTTGTCGTAAAAAAGTTGTGTTGCGTTTACGGATTATGACAAATTTTTATATAGGCACCTACTATAATGGGGATTACCATAAAGTTTGAGGGGTGTAAACATGTACGCAAGTGATGCAAAAAAAGATTGGACAAAGAATGGATTGAAAAAAATACAACTTTGGCAGCAGGGGATCAAAGAAAGGTGGAAATTCTTATGGCAGAGCTCTTTATTTACCTATATTGTTGGATTTCTATTAGGCAAGGCCTTAATTCTAGATAATTTAGCGCCATTTGCAATCGCTTTTTTTGCAGTCATCATGATGCGCAGACCAAAATCAGTGACGCCTTTAGCACTCGTAATATCCTTGGGTGCCATGACGGTTAGCTGGCAGCATACAATCTTTGTTGGCGGAACGATTGCGATCCTGATTTGTATGCACAGTTACTTAGAGAAGAAAGGGTTGCAGGAGATGTCCTTACTCCCCTACCAAGTACTATTGGCCACTCTATCGAGTAAGGTGATTGCTCTATACGGATTAACAGAATTGTCGAATTACACGTTTGTCATGGCGGTATTAGAAAGCTTTCTTGCACTTCTTCTAACGCTAATCTTTACGCAAGCAGTACCTATTGTAATTGGTAGAATGACCCCAAGAATTCTTAAGAACGAAGAAATCGTTTGTGCTTTTATACTGATTGCCTCAATTTTAGTAGGCACATCAAATTGGGTATGGCAAGGCGTTCATGTCGATCAGATTCTTGGTGGACTTGCAATCATTCTATTAGCGTATGCTGGTGGTGCTGGCATAGGTGCAGCCATCGGCGTAGTGATTGGGCTGATTATGAGCTTGGCGAACCCAATTGCAATCAGTCAAATTGGAACGTTTGCTTTTGCAGGCTTGTTGGCTGGTCTTCTTCGTGAAGGTAAAAAACTTGCTGTGATGCTTGGATATTTTATCGGCTATATGACCTTGTCCATCTATATGCGACCAGGAGCAGATTTATTACCAATATTTGTAGAAATATTTAGCGTCTTCTTCCTCTTTTCGATCACACCAAAATCTTTAATCGATTATATTACAGGACTCATACCGGGAACGTCCGTCAATATGTGGAATCAGAACGAATATAAGAACAAAGTGAAAGAACTAGTAGCAGAAAAAGTAGATCGATACGGGATTATGCTTCAAGAACTATCGACTACCTTTGAAATGAAAAAAACAAAGCATAATCAAGAGGAGGACTTTCAAAAACTTATTCAACATGTTGCACAGGTGGGCTGTCAAAGGTGTGCACGTCATGAACGTTGCTGGAAGGAAGAATTCTACCAAACTTATCAGAGTTTTGTGGATGTATTTATTCGACTAGAATCGAAAGAAGTACTGGAGGCTCGTAATCTTCCAAAAGGAATCATCAATAAATGTATTGATAAAAAGAATCTCGTAGCAGTATTGAACCACGAATTTGAGTTGTTCCAAAAAGAATATTATTGGAAAGAGCAAATTGCAGAGTGCAGAGGGCTTTTGGCTGAGCAATTAAAAGGAATATCACAAGTAATGGATGACTTATCAAAGGAAATTGCGAAAGAAGGATTGGAATTTTCGAAACAGGAAGTAGAAATTAGCCGTGCTATGGAAAAGCTCGGACTCGCCATTCAACACACGCAAATTATTAACTTAGATCAAGGCAATATCGATATTCGAGTGACGAAGAATGGTTGCCGACAAAAAGATGAGTGTGAAAAACTGCTAGCACCTATGATTACTGATATTGTAGGAGAAAATGTGACAGTAAAAAGCAGAAAGGGCTGTAGCTGTAGCGACGGGGAATGTACCCTAGTGCTAGCATCTGCACCAGTATATGACATTGAGTATGGGTTTGTATCAATCGGTAAAGGGGGAACTTTTATTTCTGGCGATAGTTATGAGGGTGTTGATCTTGGGAACGGCAAGTATGTATTAGCAATTAGTGATGGCATGGGGAACGGCAAACGGGCCCGAGAAGAGAGCCAAGCAGCGATTAAGTTATTAACAACGTTATTACAGGCAGGATTATCGGAGGATACTGCCATAAAGACGGTAAACGCAGCGCTTATGCTACGCTCTTCAGAAGATATGTTCGCAACCCTAGACTT from Desulfuribacillus stibiiarsenatis encodes the following:
- the yabP gene encoding sporulation protein YabP; this encodes MDIYQKKVDKPFDRHEIKIVNRKLLEVTGVMNIESFDSQEFLLQTSQGYLAVRGENLHIRNLNLEEGLVSIEGNVFDMGYIDESITPSEKAKGFFSKLFK
- the yabQ gene encoding spore cortex biosynthesis protein YabQ, which produces MDFQAQYQVLLWMTFLGIAMGAIFEAYRVCHSKFKFKRYVLHFLDTCYWVTAALAAFVILYTKAAGEIRVYSLMAIVMGAIIHQYTLRNWTVRITNSIIKIVNTIFKALTWLIMNFIVRPALFLWKVLLFIWLQVQKVWKLLLIIGTTLVGFFLGVVNWIVLRATNLFKKKK
- a CDS encoding FtsB family cell division protein translates to MYRPMKEDHTNSMQGPRRSSIHSNEKTSSWFGNLPKWKKLILTGFIIYLLFIARGVYHQEKMISLKDAEVQQLEQQLHSIKSEHEDLQGRVDRLHDEDYIAELARQNYYLSKPGEILFIVPKAADND
- a CDS encoding S1 domain-containing RNA-binding protein, which codes for MTIEVGSKIEGKVTGITNFGAFVELPGGTTGLIHISEIAEDYVKDVNEHLKLNDKVLVKVINVDDKGKIGLSIKQAVNRPKPQQQRRIPQISMDDKINQFFKDSEEKLAAIKRNQESKRGGRGFKR
- a CDS encoding ComE operon protein 2, yielding MGERISWDEYFMTQAKILALRSTCERLSVGAVIVKDRRTIAGGYNGSIIGDEHCIDVGCKVVDNHCVRTIHAEINALLQCAKFGVSTEEAEVYVTHFPCLNCAKALIQAGIKGVYWEKDYKNSEYAIELFQKAGVAMRKVHSPYSEMIDTATIK
- the spoIIE gene encoding stage II sporulation protein E; the encoded protein is MYASDAKKDWTKNGLKKIQLWQQGIKERWKFLWQSSLFTYIVGFLLGKALILDNLAPFAIAFFAVIMMRRPKSVTPLALVISLGAMTVSWQHTIFVGGTIAILICMHSYLEKKGLQEMSLLPYQVLLATLSSKVIALYGLTELSNYTFVMAVLESFLALLLTLIFTQAVPIVIGRMTPRILKNEEIVCAFILIASILVGTSNWVWQGVHVDQILGGLAIILLAYAGGAGIGAAIGVVIGLIMSLANPIAISQIGTFAFAGLLAGLLREGKKLAVMLGYFIGYMTLSIYMRPGADLLPIFVEIFSVFFLFSITPKSLIDYITGLIPGTSVNMWNQNEYKNKVKELVAEKVDRYGIMLQELSTTFEMKKTKHNQEEDFQKLIQHVAQVGCQRCARHERCWKEEFYQTYQSFVDVFIRLESKEVLEARNLPKGIINKCIDKKNLVAVLNHEFELFQKEYYWKEQIAECRGLLAEQLKGISQVMDDLSKEIAKEGLEFSKQEVEISRAMEKLGLAIQHTQIINLDQGNIDIRVTKNGCRQKDECEKLLAPMITDIVGENVTVKSRKGCSCSDGECTLVLASAPVYDIEYGFVSIGKGGTFISGDSYEGVDLGNGKYVLAISDGMGNGKRAREESQAAIKLLTTLLQAGLSEDTAIKTVNAALMLRSSEDMFATLDLSFINLFTGETKFMKVGSSPSFIKSKDTVDVVNGRSLPVGILQDIQCSIERKALKQGDIILMVSDGILDSIRHVNDKEDWLKRILAQISCKDPQEIADTIVEKVMRHNNNEVVDDTTVLVARIKHYQCDWSSIQVPGVEKFTTSMSA